Proteins encoded in a region of the Rutidosis leptorrhynchoides isolate AG116_Rl617_1_P2 chromosome 9, CSIRO_AGI_Rlap_v1, whole genome shotgun sequence genome:
- the LOC139867700 gene encoding uncharacterized protein: MRTRNADNPKSTPPVKKTPPARKSSSKKPPPAAAQPPPDATVTPKRRGKAVATTTTPETPDLKLEENDDVVKVTPPATKSGSKRTVKKVVKRTVIRKKPKAAPTASVKLEEEDDEEEEDDTNNEEEKEKSDDVGVSIKDEDDDVVCGEDSIKDVEGEKDDVQPHVEIVAGNEVVKTDEKEDIDKVEECLNVEEPSLEKEGVDEKESKEIDNDEPFEDEEPEEDVEKDEHDVEKVVEDQEIVVQTEIEKFEVENEEPVDMYKDNDEEFKEEDPQERVCLSDGEKNKDDEDEFVDDKGLDEEHAEIAAAAEDRRRRKEFEIFVGGLDRDATEEDVKKVFKNAGEVVEVRMHIELPSNKNKGYAFVRFANKEQVARALAEMRNPVIRGKRCGTAPSEDNDTLFLGNICNTWTKEAIRQKLKEYGIEGLERITLVADTQHEGLSRGFAFLEFSGHPDAMLAYKRLQKPDVIFGHPDRTAKVAFAEPLREPDPEVLAQVKSVFVDGLPPHWDEEIVREHLKCYGHIQRVTLARNMSNAKRKDFGFIDFTTHEDALACIDGINKRELGNEKMKVRARLSNPLPKTQAVKGGLAGGFRIGQGSGATFPRAGRGFGRGAHPANRMNFPRGRGFYQHGPGQTSRSGFAEDYPPAGPHPPFRGRHNFGGRWDNFRGPHQPSSQGSMPPRYDVDRPRHGANMNRDHMPMRGQPFYPEEQFNRPYSGRRYEDPYTYDDPSRGVKRPYYADQDPGYSESSRARPRLDYSDPSISVSGNRYRGSGSGGPSRDYYNYDYSSYYRGDRPYGGEGPYGGEQPYGGERPYGGERPYGGERPYGGERPYGGGHGYGVDRPYGGGRSYGGRYHY, translated from the exons ATGAGAACTCGAAATGCAGACAACCCTAAATCAACTCCTCCGGTCAAAAAAACCCCACCGGCACGGAAATCATCGTCCAAAAAACCACCACCTGCCGCCGCACAACCACCACCTGATGCCACCGTTACCCCTAAACGTAGAGGAAAGGCCGTTGCCACCACCACCACTCCAGAAACACCAG ATTTAAAATTAGAGGAAAATGATGATGTAGTGAAAGTAACACCACCTGCAACTAAATCTGGAAGTAAAAGGACTGTTAAGAAAGTCGTTAAAAGAACTGTAATAAGGAAAAAACCGAAAGCTGCACCGACTGCTTCAGTTAAactagaagaagaagatgatgaagaagaagaagatgatactaataatgaagaagaaaaagaaaagtcTGATGATGTTGGTGTGTCGATTAAAGACGAGGATGATGATGTTGTTTGTGGTGAAGATAGTATCAAAGATGTGGAAGGAGAAAAAGATGATGTTCAACCGCATGTTGAAATTGTTGCAGGTAATGAGGTTGTGAAAACCGATGAGAAAGAAGATATAGATAAAGTGGAGGAATGTTTGAATGTCGAGGAACCGAGTTTGGAAAAGGAGGGAGTGGATGAGAAAGAAAGTAAGGAGATAGATAACGATGAACCGTTTGAGGATGAGGAACCTGAAGAAGATGTtgaaaaagatgaacacgatgttgAAAAGGTTGTCGAGGATCAAGAAATTGTAGTTCAAACGGAGATTGAAAAATTCGAGGTGGAGAATGAAGAACCGGTTGATATGTATAAAGATAACGATGAGGAATTTAAAGAAGAAGATCCACAAGAACGAGTGTGTTTAAGTGATGGCGAAAAAAATAAGGATGATGAAGATGAGTTTGTTGACGATAAAGGGTTGGATGAGGAACATGCAGAAATTGCTGCTGCTGCTGAGGATCGAAGAAGAAGGAAAGAATTTGAGATATTCGTTGGTGGATTGGATCGAGATGCAACAGAAGAAGACGTTAAGAAAGTTTTTAAAAATGCGGGAGAGGTTGTTGAAGTTCGAATGCATATCGAGCTACCGAGTAATAAAAATAAAGGATACGCGTTTGTTAGATTTGCTAACAAGGAACAAGTTGCTCGTGCTTTAGCAGAAATGAGAAATCCTGTT ATACGTGGCAAACGATGTGGAACTGCACCAAGTGAGGATAACGACACGTTGTTTTTGGGAAATATTTGCAATACGTGGACAAAAGAAgcg ATAAGACAAAAACTAAAGGAATATGGGATTGAAGGTCTTGAAAGGATCACACTTGTTGCTGATACACAACACGAAGGGTTGAGTCGTGGTTTTGCGTTTCTTGAGTTTTCGGGTCACCCGGATGCTATGCTTGCTTACAAAAGGCTTCAAAAACCTGATGTTATATTCGGCCATCCTGATAGGACCGCGAAAGTAGCGTTTGCTGAACCTTTGCGTGAGCCGGACCCTGAGGTTTTGGCTCAGGTCAAATCTGTTTTTGTTGATGGGCTGCCACCTCATTGGGATGAAGAAATTGTTAGGGAGCATTTAAAATGCTATGGTCATATTCAGCGGGTTACGCTGGCACGAAACATGTCGAATGCTAAAAGGAAGGATTTTGGGTTTATTGATTTCACTACTCATGAAGATGCTCTTGCATGCATTGATGGAATAAATAAAAGAGAATTAGGCAATGAGAAG ATGAAAGTGAGAGCAAGGCTATCAAATCCTCTACCAAAAACGCAAGCTGTAAAAGGTGGATTAGCAGGAGGATTTCGAATTGGTCAAGGAAGTGGGGCCACCTTTCCAAGAGCTG GGAGGGGTTTTGGAAGAGGTGCACATCCTGCCAATCGTATGAACTTTCCACGAGGCAGGGGTTTTTATCAGCATGGACCTGGTCAAACCAGTAGATCGGGTTTTGCAGAGGATTACCCGCCTGCTGGTCCTCATCCCCCTTTCAGAGGGAGACATAATTTCG GAGGGAGGTGGGATAATTTCCGGGGTCCACATCAGCCATCTAGTCAAGGCAGTATGCCACCTAGATACGATGTTGATAGGCCGAGACATGGTGCTAATATGAATCGTGATCATATGCCAATGAGAGGGCAACCTTTTTATCCTGAAGAGCAGTTCAACAGACCTTATAGTGGGAGGCGCTATGAAGACCCGTACACTTATGATGATCCTTCACGTGGAGTAAAACGTCCATATTATGCA GACCAGGATCCTGGCTATAGTGAGTCTAGCAGAGCCCGACCTCGTTTGGATTACTCTGACCCATCGATTTCAGTTTCTGGAAATCGTTATCGAG GAAGTGGAAGTGGTGGACCTTCACGTGATTATTACAACTATGAT TATTCATCTTACTACAGGGGTGACCGGCCTTATGGTGGCGAGGGCCCTTATGGCGGTGAGCAGCCATATGGCGGTGAGCGACCGTATGGCGGTGAGCGACCGTATGGCGGTGAGCGGCCTTATGGCGGTGAGCGGCCTTATGGCGGTGGTCATGGTTATGGTGTTGATCGTCCTTATGGCGGTGGCCGATCTTATGGTGGTAGATACCACTACTAG